One Dictyostelium discoideum AX4 chromosome 3 chromosome, whole genome shotgun sequence genomic region harbors:
- the cofA gene encoding hypothetical protein — protein sequence MSSGIALAPNCVSTFNDLKLGRKYGGIIYRISDDSKEIIVDSTLPAGCSFDEFTKCLPENECRYVVLDYQYKEEGAQKSKICFVAWCPDTANIKKKMMATSSKDSLRKACVGIQVEIQGTDASEVKDSCFYEKCTKI from the exons atg TCTTCAGGTATTGCTTTAGCTCCAAACTGCGTTTCAACCTTCAACGATTTAAAGTTAGGTCGTAAATATGGTGGTATCATCTACAGAATCTCTGACGAttcaaaagaaatcattGTTGACTCCACCTTACCAGCTGGTTGTTCATTCGATGAATTCACCAAATGTCTCCCAGAAAACGAATGTAGATACGTTGTCCTCGACTATCAATACAAAGAAGAAGGTGCCCAAAAGAGCAAAATCTGTTTTGTTGCCTGGTGCCCAGATACCGCCAacattaaaaagaaaatgatggCCACCTCATCAAAAGACTCTTTACGTAAAGCCTGTGTTGGTATCCAAGTTGAAATCCAAGGTACCGATGCCTCTGAAGTCAAAGATTCATGTTTCTATGAAAAATGTACCaaaatctaa
- a CDS encoding hypothetical protein (Dictyostelium (slime mold) repeat containing protein~alternatively spliced), which translates to MNGFLKSQLENKTNATTTTTTRYCNNDESCNDENLCTNEMCDPVIGCIYENISCDDDNGCTKDFCDPLTGCFHKRVVCDDNDKCTDNICNPETGTCSFRRRICTDNNDCTMDWCNQLTGECVYQPVLVCEDYNSCTIDVCNEYKGCQFFNRTCDDRCVCTIDTCKNSTGCIHTPISCDDNNDCTIDNCDCKLGCIHKELPVDDFNNCTFDQCSHEEGITHTPISCDDNNDCTTDSCDISIGCIHDQIPDCTINTSSNNSQNNPKDCIGENCINIPFCSIKDKKCLELVEEIKKNQTSQFPPTFSSSSSHSQISKNKEIIIISTLFLGTLTLISKF; encoded by the exons ATGAACGGCTTTTTAAAGA gccaactagaaaataaaacaaatgcaacaacaacaacaacaacaagatatTGTAATAATGACGAATCATGCAATGATGAAAATTTGTGTACAAATGAAATGTGTGATCCAGTTATTGGATGTatttatgaaaatatttcatgtgatgatgataatggatGTACAAAAGATTTTTGTGATCCATTGACTGGATGCTTTCATAAGAGGGTGGTatgtgatgataatgataaatgtACTGATAATATATGTAATCCTGAGACTGGAACATGCTCATTTAGAAGAAGAATATGtactgataataatgattgcACAATGGACTGGTGTAATCAATTGACAGGAGAATGTGTTTATCAACCGGTTTTAGTTTGTGAAGATTATAATAGTTGTACAATTGATGTTTGTAATGAATACAAGGGTtgtcaattttttaatagaaCTTGTGATGATAGATGTGTTTGTACAATTGATACTTGTAAAAATTCAACTGGTTGTATTCACACTCCAATATCATGTGACGACAATAATGATTGTACCATTGATAATTGTGATTGTAAACTTGGCTGTATTCATAAAGAATTGCCCgttgatgattttaataattgtacaTTTGACCAATGTTCCCATGAAGAAGGTATAACTCACACTCCAATTTCCTGTGATGATAACAATGATTGTACAACTGATAGTTGTGATATTTCAATTGGTTGTATACATGATCAAATTCCTGATT gtACTATTAATACCTCATCTAATAATTCTCAAAATAATCCAAAAGATTGTATTGGTGAAAATTGTATAAATATTCCATTTTGTTCAATCAAAGATAAAAAGTGTTTAGAATTGGttgaagaaataaaaaaaaatcaaacttCTCAATTCCCTCCAACTTtttcttcctcttcatcTCATTCTcagatttcaaaaaataaagaaattataataatatcaacatTATTTTTAGGTACTTTAACATTAATctctaaattttaa
- the cspA gene encoding culmination specific protein 37D — protein MQNTKTFTPEEEQEISERVQEYEDKYGSLDRTSRMLEQLRDSHATGVDNLMKLGQQSEQMNRVEKLTTEQEQMVKGLGKYKKFNKYMKRFSKKDKEEKPKPNKNQEIHNEVKRLKVKNEVDVKIFNKRQNDEKEKREKRLDEYNQKLREDQAAGNPFSENADNTTTTTTTTTTSTTSSTSIRKTSPKQTNGMTEDEMFEKKGLSKLWNKDNDPLSKNDKIQINDAIETQALPMNRLSDECMKDNVIIQRSTWIKKQDAQLDEMQDILSDLKNISLATQTEVQTQSLKLDDIGASMDRGSDFSLKKKSKRSIEKEQKKKEKEEKEKIKKEEKTKQDIDKQVKKDFGVGVSSK, from the exons atgcaAAACACAAAAACATTTACTCCAGAGGAA gAACAAGAAATCTCTGAAAGAGTTCAAGAATATGAAGATAAATATGGTAGTTTAGATAGAACCTCAAGAATGTTGGAACAATTAAGAGATTCACATGCTACAGgtgttgataatttaatgaaattaggACAACAAAGTGAACAAATGAATAGAGTTGAAAAGTTAACCACTGAACAAGAGCAAATGGTAAAGGGATTGggtaaatataaaaagtttaataaatatatgaaAAGATTCTCAAAGAAGGATAAAGAAGagaaaccaaaaccaaacaAAAACCAAGAGATTCACAACGAGGTAAAGAGATTAAAAGTTAAGAATGAAGTAgatgttaaaatttttaataaaagacAAAacgatgaaaaagaaaaaagagaaaaaagattAGATGAATATAACCAAAAGTTGAGAGAAGATCAAGCTGCAGGTAACCCATTTTCAGAGAATGCTGATaatacaaccaccaccaccaccactaccactacttcCACTACTTCCTCTACTTCTATTAGAAAAACAAGTCCAAAACAAACCAATGGTATGACAGAGGATGAAATGTTTGAAAAGAAAGGTTTATCAAAACTTTGgaataaagataatgatcCATTAAGTAAGAATGATAAGATTCAAATTAATGATGCCATTGAAACTCAAGCATTACCAATGAATCGTTTATCAGATGAATGTATGAAAGATAATGTGATCATTCAACGTTCAACTTGGATAAAGAAACAAGATGCTCAGTTGGATGAAATGCAAGATATCCTCTCGGATCTAAAGAATATAAGTTTGGCAACTCAAACAGAGGTACAAACTCAATCACTCAAATTGGATGACATTGGTGCCTCAATGGATAGAGGTTCCGATTTTTCActcaaaaagaaatcaaaacgttccattgaaaaagaacaaaagaaaaaagaaaaagaagaaaaagaaaaaattaaaaaagaagaaaaaactAAACAAGACATTGATAAACAagttaaaaaagattttggtgttggtgttagttcaaaataa
- the mlcD gene encoding hypothetical protein (MyoD light chain) — MASKLNEEAQSEFKEGFALYDGNKDGKLEAAELANTLRWLGQNPSQSEINEILREFGSNNQMGVDGLFNYLGRKVVDDFDEKEIIEAFQVFDKDGKGMIGASDLRHILTNLGERLPEEQVEEMLRQAVGSGDGAINYEPFVRNMLKK, encoded by the exons atg gcgtcaaaattaaatgaagaaGCACAATCAGAATTTAAAGAAGGTTTTGCATTATATGATGGAAATAAAGATGGTAAATTAGAAGCAGCTGAATTAGCTAATACACTCAGATGGTTAGGTCAAAATCCATCACAATcagaaattaatgaaattttaagaGAATTTGGAA GTAATAACCAAATGGGAGTGGatggattatttaattatttaggTAGAAaagttgttgatgattttgatgaaaaagaaattattgaagCTTTCCAAGTATTTGATAAAGATGGTAAAGGTATGATCGGTGCTTCTGATCTTAGACatattttaacaaatttagGTGAAAGATTACCAGAAGAACAAGTAGAAGAAATGTTAAGACAGGCAGTCGGTAGTGGTGATGGTGCAATCAACTATGAACCATTTGTAAGAAATAtgttaaagaaataa
- the rpe gene encoding ribulose phosphate 3-epimerase has product MSLKPIICPSLLSSDFAFLARDSNYMLECGADWLHIDVMDNHFVPNLTLGAPIVKSLRKHTKGYFDCHLMVTNPETMIEDFKNAGANSITFHIEATEPRGITQKVITQIKEAGMKVALCVKPKTPIEEVFPYVDQLDFVLIMTVEPGFGGQSFMKDMMPKVKTLRSKYPNLNIQVDGGLDPSTIDMAAEAGANVIVAGSALFKPNQDPKETIKLFKDSINKHSSN; this is encoded by the exons atgtcattAAAACCAATTATCTGTCCatctttattatcatcagACTTTGCATTTTTAGCAAGAGATTCAAACTATATGTTAGAATGTGGAGCTGATTGGCTTCATATTGATGTTATG GATAATCATTTTGTACCAAATTTAACATTAGGAGCACCAATTGTAAAGAGTTTAAGAAAACATACAAAAGGTTATTTTGATTGTCATTTAATGGTAACAAATCCAGAGACAATGATTGAAGATTTTAAGAATGCAGGTGCAAACTCAATTACATTTCATATTGAAGCAACCGAACCAAGAGGTATTACACAAAAGGTGATTACACAAATCAAAGAAGCAGGTATGAAAGTTGCCTTATGTGTTAAACCAAAAACTCCAATCGAAGAAGTTTTCCCATACGTTGATCAATTGGATTTCGTTTTAATTATGACAGTGGAACCTGGTTTCGGTGGTCAATCATTCATGAAAGATATGATGCCAAAAGTTAAAACACTCCGTTCCAAAtatccaaatttaaatattcaagtTGATGGTGGTCTCGATCCATCAACAATTGATATGGCAGCTGAAGCTGGGGCAAACGTTATTGTAGCAGGTTCTGCTCTTTTCAAACCAAATCAAGATCCAAAAGAAActattaaactttttaaagattcaattaataaacataGTTCGAattga
- a CDS encoding NAP family protein (Similar to nucleosome assembly protein) → MSKKNNKNDTVNSKVVKKSQPPQQQQQQQQKKQQQPAKQQPTKQQQPTKQQPTKQQQQQPAKQQPTKQQAQQTTKLTTKEKTIKKVEEKEENVETTNNPMGIEKELFEEISTLQVEIENIGNKEMKQKLKLDLERDTQLSPLYAEREAILKNIPEFWSTCIFKHPILSALITDSKDISFLKHLNGFNVEMKENGNVKFTFTFTNNSFIKNKQIWKEYVFDTDGVSTSCSPIQWKNGNDITKKKEGEDPSFFSWFSDQDDLEIFDIFKHEIWMFPMDFYSKKVEDDE, encoded by the exons ATgtccaaaaaaaataataagaatgACACAGTAAATTCAAAAGTTGTTAAAAAatcacaaccaccacaacaacaacaacaacaacaacaaaaaaaacaacaacaaccagcaaaacaacaaccaactaaacaacaacaaccaacaaaacaacaaccaactaaacaacaacaacaacaaccagcaaaacaacaaccaactAAACAACAAGCACAACAAACAACTAAATTaacaacaaaagaaaaaacaattaaaaaagtagaagaaaaagaagaaaatgtTGAAACAACAAATAACCCAATGGgtattgaaaaagaattatttgaagagaTCTCAACACTTCAAGTTGAGATTGAGAATATTGGTAACAAAGAAAtgaaacaaaaattaaaattagatcTTGAAAGAGATACTCAATTATCTCCATTATATGCAGAGAGAGAAGCAATCTTAAAGAATATTCCCGAATTTTGGAGTACttgtatttttaaacatCCAATCCTTTCAGCATTAATTACTGATTCAAAAGATATATCATTTTTGAAACATTTAAATGGATTCAATGTTGAAATGAAAGAAAATGGAAATGTTAAATTCACtttt ACATTcacaaataattcatttattaaaaataaacaaatttggAAGGAATATGTTTTTGATACAGATGGAGTTTCAACAAGTTGTTCACCAATTCAATGGAAGAATGGaaat gatattacaaaaaagaaagaaggtGAAGATCCATCTTTCTTTAGTTGGTTTTCAGATCAAGATGACCTTGAAATATTTGATATTTTCAAACATGAAATTTGGATGTTCCCAATGGATTTTTATTCTAAAAAAGTTGAAGATGAcgaataa
- a CDS encoding hypothetical protein (Dictyostelium (slime mold) repeat containing protein~alternatively spliced), giving the protein MKIKLCQIKMMIILLFIIFIQLGNCQLENKTNATTTTTTRYCNNDESCNDENLCTNEMCDPVIGCIYENISCDDDNGCTKDFCDPLTGCFHKRVVCDDNDKCTDNICNPETGTCSFRRRICTDNNDCTMDWCNQLTGECVYQPVLVCEDYNSCTIDVCNEYKGCQFFNRTCDDRCVCTIDTCKNSTGCIHTPISCDDNNDCTIDNCDCKLGCIHKELPVDDFNNCTFDQCSHEEGITHTPISCDDNNDCTTDSCDISIGCIHDQIPDCTINTSSNNSQNNPKDCIGENCINIPFCSIKDKKCLELVEEIKKNQTSQFPPTFSSSSSHSQISKNKEIIIISTLFLGTLTLISKF; this is encoded by the exons atgaaaattaaactgtgtcaaataaaaatgatgattatacttttattcattatttttattcaattgGGAAATT gccaactagaaaataaaacaaatgcaacaacaacaacaacaacaagatatTGTAATAATGACGAATCATGCAATGATGAAAATTTGTGTACAAATGAAATGTGTGATCCAGTTATTGGATGTatttatgaaaatatttcatgtgatgatgataatggatGTACAAAAGATTTTTGTGATCCATTGACTGGATGCTTTCATAAGAGGGTGGTatgtgatgataatgataaatgtACTGATAATATATGTAATCCTGAGACTGGAACATGCTCATTTAGAAGAAGAATATGtactgataataatgattgcACAATGGACTGGTGTAATCAATTGACAGGAGAATGTGTTTATCAACCGGTTTTAGTTTGTGAAGATTATAATAGTTGTACAATTGATGTTTGTAATGAATACAAGGGTtgtcaattttttaatagaaCTTGTGATGATAGATGTGTTTGTACAATTGATACTTGTAAAAATTCAACTGGTTGTATTCACACTCCAATATCATGTGACGACAATAATGATTGTACCATTGATAATTGTGATTGTAAACTTGGCTGTATTCATAAAGAATTGCCCgttgatgattttaataattgtacaTTTGACCAATGTTCCCATGAAGAAGGTATAACTCACACTCCAATTTCCTGTGATGATAACAATGATTGTACAACTGATAGTTGTGATATTTCAATTGGTTGTATACATGATCAAATTCCTGATT gtACTATTAATACCTCATCTAATAATTCTCAAAATAATCCAAAAGATTGTATTGGTGAAAATTGTATAAATATTCCATTTTGTTCAATCAAAGATAAAAAGTGTTTAGAATTGGttgaagaaataaaaaaaaatcaaacttCTCAATTCCCTCCAACTTtttcttcctcttcatcTCATTCTcagatttcaaaaaataaagaaattataataatatcaacatTATTTTTAGGTACTTTAACATTAATctctaaattttaa